The Hemiscyllium ocellatum isolate sHemOce1 chromosome 5, sHemOce1.pat.X.cur, whole genome shotgun sequence region agatgtaagactgactgctcTGTGATTGCCAGGGATTTGCCTATTGATTAgactgattagacttacagtgtggaaacaggcccttcggcccaacaagtccacaccgacccgccgaagcgcaacccacccatacccctacatttaccccttacctaacactacgggcaatttagcatggccaattcacctgtcccgcacatctttggactgtgggaggaaaccggagcacccggaggaaacccacgcagacacggggagaacgtgcaaactccacacagtcagtcgcctgaggcgggaatcgaacccaggtccctggcgctgtgaggcttttacccttcttgaaaagagaaacaacattcgcctctctccaatcctccggtacgactcccgtagagagtgaggaggcaaatatcctccttgccagcagcttagcaacctcctttctcgttTCACGGAatagcctgggataaatctgatctggccctggggacttatcaatcttaatattttccaaactttccgcacatcaacttcatcaatttttGTTCTGGTCAAGACAGTCTCCCAGTTCCtcagttttcattcacaacaagttccctttccttggtgaaaactgaagcaataaaagaaactcatttagggcttcccctatctgctcagattccacgcacaagttccctccactatccctgatcagccctaccttctccctgatcattctcttatttctcacataggagtaaaatgcctttgggttctccctaattctTCTTGCCAAGCTGTTTTCATGCCCTCTCCtgcctctcctcagtccatttctgacctCCTTTCcaacaagcctgtaatcctctaaaactgtgctagatctttgcttcctccaccttgcgTACACTGGCTTTTtctttttgacgagaagctcctctgttctcatcatccgaggttccttaatcttaccccttcttacctgtctcagaagaacaaatttgtgcatcattcGCAACagctgctccttaaatagtctccacatgtctgttgtgacctttctatggaacaattgctcccagtctgagattcccaactcctgtctgatagcgtcataatttccttttctccaattaaatatcttccctcagtaactggTTCTTTCACTCTCCAGGGCTATGCTAAATGTgtggcagttgtgatcactgtcaccaaagtgctctcccattgTGAGATCTGACTCccgtcctggctcattgccaagcaccaaatccaaaatggcctctcccctcatcagtctgtctacatactaagtaaggaaaccctcctgaacagacctgacaaaaactgctccatccaaaccatctgcacttagggggttccagtcaatattgggaaagttgaaatcacccttaacaacaaccctgctacttctgcatttttccagaatctgcctgcctatgagttcttcaatctctcttactcctattaggtggtctgtagaaaacccccaatgtggtggctgttcctaacttccacccatactgactcagtagacaaaccttccttaacatcctttgtttctgtagctgtaatgCACTGTCTGATTAGCACTGCTATACCCTCTCCTGTTtttccaccttccctgttctttttaaatgttctaaactctggaacatcaagcaaccattcctgcccctgtgaaacccacgtctccattatggccacaacatcgtagccccaagtactgatccatgcacTTTCCATCTTTCTGAAGATTAAATAACTGTAAAAATTCATTTTAAAGTGCAACAGTTAGCTAGCAAAGCATGCACCTTTTTATGAAATTTTGTTTTTGAATGGAATTGTGCATTTATTCACTTAAATGTCATCTTTAGATCTTTTTACAGCTATAGAATTGAGCACAATAATGGCTTACATAACATTTTTCACAACACAGCCTCACGTGGATCCTCCCAGTATCCTTAAGTAATTACATTTTTCAAGTGAGTATGTAATACTATTTTCCAACAATTATCCTTTTGTTCTAATATCATAAAACTTTCTGCAGACATTTTATCTAAAGTGAAAGAAGTAGCTTCCCCTGACTGGGCTCCTCCACCTGAAGCAACACTTGTGTTGACGGAAGATAATTTTGATGATGTGGTTAATAAAGCTGATATCATCCTCGTTGAGTTCTACGCTCCTTGGTCAGTGTACACGCTTTTCATGTTTTAAATTTTTCATGTATCTGAAAATTTGAGTgttaccattttttaaaataaaatgtgccACAAAACAGTGGAAATAGTAAAATAATGCCTTTTGCATGTCTGCAAAATAATCTGAGGTTCTGCATTGTCGAAAGAAATACTACCTTATGAAGCTTTCTAAAAGAACTGTGTGCATTTTAGTCTGTAGCTTGCACTTCTATTATGATTTTATGTATAATGCCAATTGTATTGACTTTGTTGCAGGTGTGGACACTGTAAAAAGCTTGCTCCACAGTATGAGGAAGCTGCCCAGGAACTTAGCAAGCGTCCAGTGCCGATTTTACTTGCTAAAGTAGATGCCACGACTGAAACAAAGCTTGCTAACAAGTATCAGGTCACTGGCTATCCTACCCTGAAAATTTTCCGCAAGGGTAAACCCTCTGAATATAATGGACCAAGGGATACATATGGTAATGTGGCATTTTATTGTCTGTTGAAAGCTGGTTCTTTTAAATAGTGAGGCTctataatgttttatttttaacaattTGATGTTAGAATAAACCTGTGACTAATGCTCACTGAAGTAGGGCCATTGTTATAGAATGTTCTATGAATGTCCTTAAGTATCCATTCCAGCTTCCAGTTTACATTGAGCCCATTGCAGCAGATTATGAACATGAACAGGTTGgcctcaatttttttaaaaaaaggaaaagcatGTCCATGTATAGTGTCAGAAATTTCTGCCCTTCGTGTTCTTCTATTTCTTTGAACATAAAGATGAGAGAAATTTAAATGTGGAAATTTAGCAAACCGTTTGAGCAAATAATGTAATATATGATCACTAAAACGGGATTCATGGCTCTCTCTGATATGTTAGCTTGAATTGAGACTTGAGTAATGGACAGATAGCAGTAGATTTAAAGGGATTTGTTTTTTCAGGTTTGACAGGCTGAAAACAGTAGGTTACTTCAAAAATTTGTACTTGGCCACAGCAGTTTACAAACTTGCATGAAGGATTCTGTTTTGCTGTCTTGCCTTGATTCTCCCTAAGCTTGTTCCCTCTTTTCCCATTCCTGTATAATTTCGTGGAAGACTGCCTTTACTAGCCTAATTATATGATCCAGTATGGTTCAAATGTAGACTATCCAAACAGCCAGCTTTTCACTCATTTCTAGTTCTACCTCTGGTACAGACATGGACCATGACCACTGGATCCACCCCCTCTCACTGCAAGTAATATAGCCCAGGTATCCTGATACCTGGAGCTGGACATACAGCCAGAGCCAATTGGACTTTGTGCTGTTTATTATACTGTGCCCAATGGTCATTGTCAGTTAGTTCATTTACCCCATAGCCCTTGCTGTCATCCAAACAAGCTGGAAAAACCTGTGGGACTGTTCTTGATCTCTCCTTACTTGACTGATTAACAGTCATATGGCCCTGACTCTGACTATTGGCCAAATCAGATGACCCCCTCCTCTGGGGATGTCATTGCCCCCTGGAATAGTGTCTAGATTTATTGCCTTTTTCCTGGTGTGCCATAGCATCTGTGGCTAGGTGTCCTGCCCAGTGACTGAGCCAAAGCTCTGCAACTGTAGATAATCTGACTTTTAATAGTCATATTGAAAGCCCTTGATTAATCCATACCTTTTTAAGTGACAAGTCATTTCATACCTCAAACCTTTTTCCAATAATTTATCTACCACCAGGTTTAGGCCAACTGGTATGTAATTACTATCCTAGTTAATCCTCTTTCAACAAACTATGCCAGTTAACATACCAAAATGCCTTAGAGAGTCTGACTACCAATCTCGGATGCTTTTTTAATCTGGATTAATGCTTCATTCTATTTTCGGGGATGGTGAACACATCTCTATTTTCTGTCACTGCCTATGCCATCCAATTGTCTTGCTACTCTCTACAACTTTTGTGCTTTATCTTTCACTGAAAAGGGATGCAAAATACGAGATAAGAAAATGCCTGTTAATTGCAACTAGTAGTAAGCAGATGGTGGGCTTTAACTGAAGACTCCCTTGTGGACCTATGAATTAAAAATCCACTGACATTCTGGGTTATGTGGTGGTGTGTTTGCATCACCCTACAAGTAAGGTACATAAGTCACTCCAAAACTATTATTCAATACCTGGTGCAGTGGAATATAACAATACCTGACTTTTCAGCTTTCACACACTAGTTACTTTTCTGTTTTCAGAGACCCTGCTTTCTAAGTTATGCTTCTTTGCACTTTACATACTTGTAGACCGCCTTTGgttttctgcttttttaaaattcgtCAATATTTTGTCAAACGTTACTTTTGctaattttctttttcatttcaccCCTTCACTGTCATTGAGCTCTCGCAtctgacactttttttttccccttttgctTATCCCACTTCCTATGCTCGTTTGATAGCTGATAGGGTGGGGACTCTCAAAAGCAAAACCAGCCCTGTTTATTGATATGTATTCTGAAGTCCCTCAGAATCTTCCTCCTTTAATGTCACCTGCTTTTCTGTCACTTTGACTATCAAGGAATTGTTTTCGGTCAACTTGTGCAAGGTCACATCTCTGCCCATTAGAAGTTTCTCTTTACCCACTTTAGGAGAGCAGGAGGAGAAATCTCCCATCATAATGCTATCAAACTGATCTCCTTTCGCCTGTACAAATTAATTGCCTAAAACCAAGCCCAGATTAATGTCTTTTAGTTTGCTAATAATTAGCTTGCTTAAAATAAAATTCACAGCAGTTTAAGCATTTACTGATTCCATTGTCCATTGACTTACTAAAGTGCTCATTTTTGTGGGGTTATACATAGTATTCTACCAAACAAATGTTTCCTACATGTTTTGTGAATTAAGCTCCAGGAAAGTCTGTTTCCCTTACAAGGGAAGAAATTGTTGAGAGTTACAATACTGTGTAATGTGTAAGTTCTGTATGTTACAGTATGTGGTGTTGTCTTAATAAAAGTCATGCTTCTCATTTTTATTTACTCAGGTATTATTGAATATATGATTGAACAATCTGGCCCACCTTCCAAACAAATTCAAGCTCTTAAACAAGTTCAAGAATTCCTTAAGGATGGTGATGATGTCATAATTATAGGCATTTTTAATAGTGAGCAAGATCCAGCTTATAACATTTATCAAGATGCATGTGAGTAATTTATAATGCTGTACTAGATAATCATACAGGCTGTGGTTTTAGCCTCTGGCCTGGTTTGTGTATCCAGTTCGAAAATTCATTGATCCTTATGCAGAATAAGCTTCAAAGCTGTTGTTTTCATGCAGGTTCATTGGCTTGGTCTGCCATTGCATTTTGTATTTTAAAACATATCATTTGTGTTTGAGCCAGATGTGTGATTTTTGTGCATCCTCTTTAGCATGCCTTCTTTTGAAGTGCCAATAGCAATGGAATAAATAGGCAGAGGACTAGAATTTCAAGTGGCTTTCATGTTGCACAATGGCAAAAAGAATCCTACTGCAGACTAATTTTATCGGTTTGAAATTGTCTTTGGCTCTCCAATTAATATTTTGTAATGGAGCTAGTGAAGTCCATGCAGGGCAAGTTGTGTAATTGATTGGGAGTAATGAACAAAAATCTATACCCAAGAGACTTCAGGTGATTACAAGAAAATGTACTACTCGAATCAAATTTAgaatattaatattaattctgCCTGTTATTAACAAAAAGAAGTCTGTGATCAAGATGACTTTCTTCTGGCCATTGGTAGTTTAGCAGGTCTAACAAGTGGCTGGTCATATTCTTGCAGTGAATGTCATGAGTTCTGTTGGGATGCATGtgtaataactttttttttaaaatttttaggTAACTCTATCAGAGATGACTATAGATTGCATCACACCTTCAGCAATGAAATACAGGACTTCTTAAAAGCATCACCAGGACAGCTACTTATGATGCAACCTGAAAAATTTAATTCTGCATATGAGCCCAAAGTGCATACTTTGACAATCAAGGTATGTGCTTTCCTCCAATTTGTTGCCTCTCATAGTCCTGAATTTGTCATGAATGCTGGTTCTAGATATTAAATTCCTAATGCTCCAGGCTGCCCACATCCTCCcatatactcaaatcctcttcatcATTTCATGGCATTTAACTTTTTTAGTTGAAGGTGACAGAATCCTAAAGTTGAGATTTTCTGGTGCCTTTAAATCAGTGTCTCAAGATTAAGTACTGCCTTCACTATCTTCACATTGCCTCATCCTAAAATTTATTCCAAGAGTGTAGTTGAAATATTTAATCTTGTTGCCTTATGAATTAATACTCATTTATGCAAATTTATTCACAAATTATCATTTGCAGGACTCGTTACCTCCTTCTGAAGTGACAGATTTTATTACAAATAATGCTTTGCCTTTAGTTGGGCATCGTAAGCAAAGCAATGATGCAAAACGATACAGCAAACGTCCGTTGGTGGTAGTGTATTATGGCGTGGACTTCAGTTTTGATTATCGTGTGGGTAAGTGTTATGCACATTATTCTAAAACAAATCTAAGAGTAACTTACATTTGTCTTATGATTTTACTCCACATCTGACCTTATTCCAAATGTTTACAAGTTGCAATCAGTTTGACACAATAGAATCATGCAACACAAAAGTAACCCTTCAGCCAATTAAGTCTGCATCAACAAAAAGTGACTTCCATTTTTCACTACTTGACCTGTAGCTTGAATGTTATGAGATATCAAGTGCTCATctaattccttttttttttccccagaaagGATCTGAGGTTTTCTGTTTGTTACCCTTGGGAGTATTCTGAAATTtctccaccctctgggtgaaaaaacatTTCCTTAAATCCTCTCTAAATATATATCTAGCTTTGCTCTTCAGAATAAAGTCCAGCATTGCACTGTCCCTTCATTggagttgttttttaaaaaaaactgacctgaatacatttcaagaaatctgtcCGTTTTACATCATGACTGTTCCAATTAATGTTAGGGATGTTAAAAATTAGAGGTTCACTATAGGGATTTCATGTGCCTCAGTGAATTGTTTATATACATATTGCCTTCTTTTCTATTGCCTGCGGTTTGCTTGTTTGGGGGTCTGTACTACACTCCCAGCTGGGTGATTGTCTTTTGTTCCTAAACTCCACCGACACAGCCTCGTTTCAAGACAATATCCCGAGCTAGTTCCTTGTGGACATGCCCTATACAGATCAGAAATACCTCCAGTTCAATTACTCTTCTGAATGCTGGATGAGTATACTACAATTTTGTCTCTTAGCCTTCCTGAGCCAATTCATGTGAATACATAAATATATCCCACTGTTGGAGTAAGACCTAGGTTAAACTTGCCTTTGACCCACACAGACAAAAGACTGTCAGGTCATTTGTCAAATTTTACAGTTCTTGATTTTCTTATCCTTGGTTTGTGTTGCAGTTACATAGTTAGATTAGCAAGCTTTTGTGTTTCAAAAATTAAAATCATTTATTCACTCTCAACCTGCCCAGAAAAAATTCCGTGTATCATCCCTCGCCTCTCCTGCACAAAGAATAGAGGCTAATGAAATTAAAATTGTTAGTTTGTGATTATCTCAGTTGCTTTTGTGGCAAGCTGTAGtttattaaattttaaaccaggatCTTGTAAAGTGAATAGTTTTCAGTgcgctgtgattttttttgtaacaGCACTTAATTTTCAGATTAACTCTAAATTTGTAACAGGTCACGGGAGTCTGTTGGTTTCTTCCAGAGCAAGATATTGCTTGATAACTTGCAgctaatttgatttattttttctaGAATTCTTGTTTTTTAGCAAAACAATTTACTAGTATTTAAAAATAGGCAGTGGGATCATGGCCCCGCAGCTCGTGATTTCCTTCAAATACAAAGCGAAAGTGGTTTCAAATTCAAAGTGAAGGTGGGTTCCTGAGTTTTTAAGAGTTTTCAGAGTAATTTTGGATTAGGGTGGCCATCATGCTGCCATGACAGGTTGTCACAATTGGTCTTAACACtgatttttgctgctgtttccaAGAAATCTGATTTTTCCTAGTCATAGTAGATCTCTGCTTCCTTCTCCCTGACCCTCTGAATTGTGACCTCTCCCCATGTTCAGTCCATCCTCACAACAAACTCCCTTTGCCTTGCCCCACTGCCCTTTCCTGTACCTGTATTTCTGAACAAGATTCAGTTCCTGTCGGATCTTCCCAGGATTATCTAAGTGTGTGGTCTCCATGGTACAGAAGTGCTAGGCTAGGGGTATTGTAATCTATCTATTTTTCTTTTTGGAATATTCCTGCTTTTCTTTCCTGAACAGAGAGGTCTTTTGAATGATGACAGGCAGGTAGAGCAACTCCTTCATTCATCTTTGCAAAAACATTGTGCATTATAACAATCACTGATCAACACTTCTGTGCCATCAGAGCTTGCTTTCATAAATCTGGAGTTTTGAATTGGATCTGAAACTTGAATGGGGACCACAAGTTCAGGAAAGTGAATTGGTGTGGTGGGGAGTCAGCAAGTACAAGGGCTAGCAAAAGGCAGGCATGGACAAAGCTAGCAAGTTGAGAGCTAATGGGGTAGCTCCAAATAGTATCAAATGTATCATTGAGCATTGAAATGATTTTCATAAAAGTTACAGACCCGATTTGCTTTCTTTTAAATGAGAACAAAGTTAAGTTGATTTTTAAACAGGGATTTACTGTACTTTTACCCACATCCTCATTTACCCATTCTTGTCCTTCCACAACTCTTGCTGCTCCCACTGTTCCTTTCGGGCATTTTTCTCAGTgcgtttatattttttaaaaagcaacaaaaatGTTGGCTGGTGCATTTGTTTGGGAGTATCAAATATGACAACTTTTCCATTTGTGTACTTAACTCAAAATGCTGAATACTGACTATTAACTTTTGTATGTTGCTTGTAATTCCAGCTACACAGTACTGGCGGAAGAAAGTATTAGAAGTAGCTAAGGATTTTCCTGAGTATACTTTTGCCATTGCTGATGAAGAGGATTATTCATCAGAACTAAATAGCCTGGGTTTGGCAGACAGTGGTGAAGAAGTGAATGCAGCAATTCTCGATGTAGCTGGCAAGAAGTATACAATGGAACCAGAAGAATTTGATTCTGATACACTGAGAGAATTTGTGATGGCATTTAAGAAAGGTATGATCACTTTAAAATGTAACTACTATGAAGAAAATTAAATGATCTAATTTATGTTTAGTTTGAGGATACTTGTTGAATTCAGGACATTTCTCTCTAAACAAACAAGTTCAGAAATAACGGTGTTGTAGAACACTGGGGCCTTGGGGTTCAGATACatgattctttgaagtttgtgtcacatacagACTGGTGGTTAAAAGAGCATTTGGTactcttgccttcattactcagtcatttgaatataggagttgggaactCGTGTTGCGGTAGTACAAGACATTGAGgcgtcttctggaatactgtgttcggTTCTAGCCACCCAGTTACAAGATGGATTTTAATCTGGAGaaatgcagaaaaaatttaccaggatgttgttgggtatAGAAGGTTTAAGtaataaggaaaggctgggacttctttcactggagtgtaggaggttgaaaggtgacctgatGAAGTTTATATAATAAtgagtatagatagagttaatggtagttgccttttcccaaggatgggggatttcaaggctagaGAGGAGAGAGGTTTCAAAAAAAAGAAGCAAGAGGCAGATTCTTTTTTTTGagggtgatttgcatgtggagtgaattttgaggaagtggatgtgggtacatttacaatatttaaaagacatttgtattaGTACATGGAACGGCTTTGGAGGGAtaagagccaggagcaggcatgtGGGATAGTTTAATTTGGTattatatttggcatggactagttggatcaaggggtctggttccatgctgtataattcgGACTCTATTTCAAAAAGGTTAGAGTGTGATCAAGTATGAGTACTAACTTTGGAATTGGATGTAGGGGGAATCTCCCAGATGAGTTTTCTCAAACAATGATTTGAATGACCAGACTCTGACTTAAACTTTTAAAACTGCACATTGGTTAAGGCATCTAGTTGACAAACTTATGGCATTGAAAGTTATGCCCATCAAATATAAGCTAACCATTAGCAGGAAACTGATTTAGCAGTTGGAATTTGGGTGGGAGTCCTCATTTAAAAATAGGTGGATTTTGCTGACCAGTGTGGAGGAGGCCACAAGATGCGGATTCTCACTTGAAATTTCATACTATTGTAGCTGCATTTTTGTCCATTCATTTAATGTCTACGTGTGCAATATCTGTCAACATCCCTGGTTACATTATCAAGACGTCTTgtccctggaaaagcacagcaggtcagacagcatccgatgagcaggagaatcaacagtcttcatcaggaattatgttcaaaacgttgactctcctactcatcggatgctgcctgactgtacGTTTCCAGccccatactttttgactctgatctgtagTCCTCACCATCTCTGGTTATAttcccacctaactttgtatcactCAGAAATTTCAATATATTATTCAATCTCTTGTCAAATAAAGCATGAGGTAAggtagcagaagtaggccattggcTCACTGAGACTGCTCCATCATGCAATGAGATTATGACTATTCtcacaatcctcaactccacttccccacCTTTTTTCCCAAAACACTTTATCCCTTCATCCTCAAAATCttaatgtaaattgtaaataaGGCTCCAACACTCATGTTTGTGGCACTTAAGCAGTAAGCTTGTAGTATCTTCAATcacaagatgtgggcattgctgaatGCCAGCATTTGTCTTTTGTTCTATTGTTCTGTTTTCTCTTGTATTTGGTAACGTCTACTCTGCTGGGACAGATCGAAAATCTGGGAAGTTTGGGAAAACCTAACTCGTGCAACCATTAGCTCTTCAACCATCTCTATTAGAACCTTTTAGGATGTAGGCGATCAGGTTATGGAAATTTGTGACTGCTTTTTTCATTGGatcttctccagcactttgtttccaTCTGTTCATGTTTTTCTCATTTTTCTCTTTTGGAGCCTCTTGTCCATCTTTCAGTTCCCAGCAAGTGTGCCTCAtcatgctttttaaaattatattgaacATCTATTTGTTGTTTTTAAAGGAAGAGTTTAACCCTACTTCATCAAACTTTTTGACACCCTGATATTTGTATTGCTTTTCCTTGCACCTCTGAAGTGCCTTGAGATTTTTCTATTAACTTGCTGTAAATATGCTGAATAACTAGTTCTGAATTATTTTGTGCATTAAGGGCTGCAGGTATTCACAAATTCCTTGCCTATCTTTTAACAGGTAAATTAAAGCCAATTGTCAAGTCACAGCCAGTTCCAAAGAGTAACAAAGGACCAGTAAAAGTGGTGGTGGGCAAAACATTTTCTGAAATAGTTATGGACAAAAAGAAAGATGTCCTGATAGAATTCTATGCACCATGGTGTGGACATTGCAAAAAACTGGAGCCAGTGTATTTAGAACTTGGAAAGAAGTATAAAAATGAAGAAAACCTAATCATTGCAAAGATGGATGCAACAGCAAATGACGTACCAAATGATAAGTACAAAACAGAGGGATTTCCTACCATCTATTTTGCTCCAAGTAATAATAAAGACAATCCTATTCAATATGATAAGGGTGACCGAGACCTTGAATCTTTGAGCAATTTTGTGGAAGAACATGCAACCAAACTATCAAGAAGAAAAGATGAACTATAACGAGTCTTTGCTACTTTATTCACTTATAGGGAACCTCGGAAGCTTCCAACCATGCAGTTTGGGTTTAAGGTGAAATGACCAGTTTCGAAATCTTAATACCTAAAAATAAATCACTGGGATAAGAGATTGAACTTTTGCCTGCCGAGAAATTTTGTTTCTACCTGTATGATTGAGGTATTTACCTAGAATGTGTGAAATcactgttttgtgaagtttgTATGGTTTGTCATTCGATTTatattttggtttaaaaaaagcCTTCCAATAAAGACAACCTAAGGAATTTATTTTTGGAAGATTTTTTCTCTAACCTCTTAATCGAACTGTTGACAGCAAGTTTGCTTCTGGCATTGGGTATGAAGTCAAAGGCATAATGTCTACCATTTTGGGAAATCATGTATTGTGAACAATTCTCTTTATTTTCTCCTTCTGCCTTTTTCCAGGCTCTCCCTTCCAGCTTCTTGAAGGTCTCAGGATAAGACCGATGCAGTACTCTTAGATTGTCACTGGAAGTTCATCTGAATTTTAACTCTTCAATTCAAAGTCACTATGGGAATGTGCCTGTTCCAGATTCTGGCCTTGTCTGTGCCCTGCAGTAGTTACAGCAAAATAAGCAATACATAGGAAACAAAGTGAGCACAATGTATTAGATTCTGAAAAGGTTTCTGAAATTCTCCTCTTCTGTTGTGCCATTTCTGTTCCATTTTTAAAACTATGCAGTGCAGTGACTCTTAAATAATCTACAGCAAAAATTACCATTGTATACAATGCCACATGTTTCTAATCCCAATTTTAGGCTTAATTGTGCAGGATGAAAACAAAAAGGAACTTAATTTATCAAGCTCCTTTCATTTCTTGGACACCAAATATTTTAATATTGTTGTGAGTGTTAGTGTTGTGACATTTTTACAAAGGTTTTTGTTAAAGTCTGCCAAATGTTTCATCTTCAACAAAATTCTATTGAGTAAAATTACAACTCAAACTCCTGGTGATGAATTATCAAATTAGAAGTGAGTTATCTGCCTTTCAGTTCTAAAATCAGAAGGCCAAGAGGCAAAATTGAAAATGATACTCTTTGTGAGTGAGTGTAGAAAACAAGCAATGGTATTTAAATGTTTTTGTTAGCTTGTTTTGTCTCATTTTGATGACATCAGCACAAAAGTGACATAAGTGACAAAAGTGACCATATCCACATTTCTTTGCAAAACCCATTTTAATTTCTTGGATCAGGAGAAATGTTACATTTCTGGTCAAGAGGTAATTGAAACATCCAAACCcaaagggaagaaaaaaaaacaagaactgtCCAGATAATGAGAAGCAACTGGCCTTTGGATGTTCATGAACAGGGGATGCAGCTTGCCTCTTCCCTGAATGTCCCATCCTGAGAAGTTGGCAACACTGGTTAAAAATTAAGTGAAAATGCCATTTTCAGACAAAACATCCAGCTCTTGAAAACCTTTGTTTGCAATACTTAATGCTTGAAAGTAGGAAACATGAAGTAGATCCACTGTCTCGTGTGTGCAGGTTTTGATAAAGATCAGATGTCTAGTTACCTGGTGATTGATTCAAAGAATCCCCATATTATTGCTGAAGTCTTTATCATACCTGTATATGGGGAAGAAAAGATAGTGACATGTTTTTGATGCTGCAAAAGAGAGACAA contains the following coding sequences:
- the pdia4 gene encoding protein disulfide-isomerase A4 — its product is MELKKVSLLLLLLLTQLALTTLAQDETESDGDGDDDDSDEEEEDDDEEDDDDSVKEENGVWILTDANYDSFIAGKEVVLIEFHAPWCEQCKQFATAYEKIASELKEHDPPIYVAKVDGPSQSGLGVRFDIGIYPTFKIIKNGEPIHYKGRIGKDDILSKVKEVASPDWAPPPEATLVLTEDNFDDVVNKADIILVEFYAPWCGHCKKLAPQYEEAAQELSKRPVPILLAKVDATTETKLANKYQVTGYPTLKIFRKGKPSEYNGPRDTYGIIEYMIEQSGPPSKQIQALKQVQEFLKDGDDVIIIGIFNSEQDPAYNIYQDACNSIRDDYRLHHTFSNEIQDFLKASPGQLLMMQPEKFNSAYEPKVHTLTIKDSLPPSEVTDFITNNALPLVGHRKQSNDAKRYSKRPLVVVYYGVDFSFDYRVATQYWRKKVLEVAKDFPEYTFAIADEEDYSSELNSLGLADSGEEVNAAILDVAGKKYTMEPEEFDSDTLREFVMAFKKGKLKPIVKSQPVPKSNKGPVKVVVGKTFSEIVMDKKKDVLIEFYAPWCGHCKKLEPVYLELGKKYKNEENLIIAKMDATANDVPNDKYKTEGFPTIYFAPSNNKDNPIQYDKGDRDLESLSNFVEEHATKLSRRKDEL